CTTCTAGCACGTTAGGAAATATTACCAATACAGCCGCAGGGGTTACCCCAATGGGTAGTCCGGGACTTGTTAATGGCCACAACATTGGTCCATTGACAGCCCCGACGCAGTCTTCTGGCCAGTACTATGCTAAGAACGGCATGAATCCGTTTGATGGTTTAATTATGGCTAGTCGTAATCATGACAGAGAGATTGTAGATGCAGAATAGTTGTGTCTATAGACATAGAATCAAATAGTTTACAAATATAGGTAGCTACGAATGAAATAATCGTAAAACGTTCATAAAGCTATGACGCTATAGAAGTCGTGACTCGTAAGGCAATCCGACGGGATTGGGAATAAATAATGGTTTCTGGAAGCGACATGGGTCTATGTCTGTTAGAGTGTCCGAATTCCAGATTCTTGGCCATCTAGAAGTATTCGTCTTCGTAGGTGGGACTTTCGTCCTGGTCCAAGATATGACTGAACCAGGTTTTTGCGTTCTCGTGGAATTTGAAACCGTTGATATCCCTGCTGAGGATATTGGTTTCGCGTTCACATTGTGCCTGCGCAATGTTGATGGTTTCCATGGAATGTAAAATCAAGTCTGATAGCACCACATTGAGGCACTTGTCTACTAGCACCGCTGAATAAGCACTCTTTGCATGAACATTGTGTCTCAAGACACTTTCGAGATCGTTGCTGTCGTACTTTTGGCAGTTGAACATTGTGAATATGAGATTGAATAATAGATAGTATCGATATGATAATAATTGGAGTTGGTTAGTTATGTAGTGGTTATGTATATGGTAGCTATGGTAAATTCTGGGGTACTTGTGGAGAGAGAGCATCTGGAGTTGGACAGCACTCgtttatatataaatacGAGTTTGAAAGGCAAACCATTTGGAAAATAGGCGTACAATGATACTGCTATCGGTCCGAGACTTCTGCAGGCGGTGTTGTCCAAAATGGCAACACATGTTACCTACGAGCAGTGGTTTCCCAGTGACGATTGGTGTTGCTGCAGGGTTGATTTTCCGCAACATCGGCAGGTTGCATTATCCGAGTGTCGCACTTTTTCTGTGACCAAATGGGGACGAGTTCCGAGTCTTTTCTAGAGGCTTTTTGCACCCTTCCGGAAGCCTGCAAAGCTAGTGGACTGATGGGAGTCATGGGTGGGAGCGTCCCGGCCCGTTTGAGCCAATTGAGTCGATTGTGTCGATTGTACCAATTGCTTCTGCGGCGATAGAGGTGGATCTGGTGTCTATTGTTGTGTACTGCCTCAGTCGCTTAAAACTGAACAGCTGTTAGCTTCAGCAGCAAAGGAGGGGAGTCCAGTCAGGCAAAAAAAGGTAACGGATGATTCGAGGTACCATTTTTTCAAGGGCATTCGAAAACTCGTATGTCATGTATCTGGCAAACGAAGGAACAAGGGAGCATTAACGACACCACACAGGTTACATGTTCTGCGCAGGTGATGGGTCTTTCTAGAAATATCTGGGAATGGCGGATATGTGGAGATGACCAGGGCTCTTCAGCCCCGTACTGGTAAATATGGTCGCCTTGGTGCAGACAGGAAACGCATGCTAGCTGATGGTGCACAGATCTGACGTATGTAGACAGCTATTATTAGGATAGTGCGACATTGTCGTGAGATACCGAGATCAGCCTATTGCAACCAGTGAAATGCTGATTACTACATCCAGAGACCTACAAGTCAAGGGAATGGAATCGACTAAACCAACTCGTCTGCAGTTCAATAGTGTGCATCAGCTAATTGTATTTTGCGACGTCAAGTTTCTCAAACGTGGGGAACATCTGAAAGGATCTCTAAATACGAACTCGTAATACATTAGAAATCTCCTGACTGTATTCCAAGCAGATCGTGAATTCTACAGTGAAGATTGGTGGACTTTTCCCTTGCGATGTAAACACCGGATGCTATCTCTAACGTCTCCCTGGCCACTTGGTGCAGTTTTGTCTAGGTCTTCTTGACTCCTCAGAAAACGAGTCACATCGTAAGCTGGCAGCGCACGACGCTTCTgcaatctgaaaaattccaataGATAGCCAGGCCATCTCAGCAATCACAAACACTCCTGTTCAAGTCTCATAAACACAGCCACACATGACGATCGAGCTTGAAGAACCCCCACTCACCCAAGACAACAACCAAGTCTTCAAGGATTTGCTTGGGGGTACCATGGGAGGTATTGCCCAAGTATTGGTGGGCCAGCCGTTTGATACCGTCAAGGTCAGATTGCAATCTGCTCCAGAGGGAACCTACAGCGGAGCCTTGGATGTAATCAAGCgattgttgaagaatgaaggTCCTCGTGGTTTCTATAAAGGAACTTTGACTCCTCTAGTCGGGGTTGGTGCCTGTGTGTCCGTACAGTTCTCAGTTAACGAATACATGAAGAGATATTACGATCAGAAATTGCAAGGCCAACCTTTATCACTTGCTCAGTTCTTCACTTGTGGTGCAGTTGCCGGTTTTGCCAATGGGTTCTTGGCTTCTCCAATAGAACATATTCGTATCAGATTGCAAACACAGACCGGCTCCGAGAAGTTGTTTAATGGCCCTATTGACTGTGCCAAAAAGCTCTACAATGCAAAAGGTTTGGGCCACGGAATCTACAGAGGATTGGTTCCAAGTTTGTTTAGAGAATCCGTAGGTTTGGGTATCTACTTTGCTACCTATGAAGCTCTTATCGCACgcgagttgaagaaggacaaGTCCATCGCTAGAAGCGATATCTCGTCGTTGAAGTTGTGTCTCTTCGGGGGTCTCTCAGGCTACACCTTATGGATCGCTATTTACCCTGTAGATGTCATCAAGTCTAAATTGCAGACAGACTCATTGACAAAGCCAAACTTCACGGGTTCCATAGACGTAGTCAGGAAGGTATTTGCCTCTAGTGGAATCAAGGGCTTCTACAGAGGTTTCATTCCTACCATTTTGAGAGCTGCCCCAGCCAACGGAGCTACTTTCGCAGTCTTTGAGATCACCATGAGGTTCTTGGGTTGAGTAGCACAACTCATCTGACCCTTTACATTAATTTATTATAGACATTTCATCGAATCTGCATCCTATCTGTAACATACCAATATATACACTATTCGTTAAAATATTATTTTTATATTACTATTCTAGCCCTTCTAAAATACCGTAATCCCAACCAATAAATACTAATAAACACGGAAATGAAGCAAATAAAACTATAACTTTCAGATGGCTCTAAATCACTCTCTCTTAGTGAGATGGGTTCCACCTTCATGTTGCATTTCGTAATCCGAGCCTAAGCCGTGGATATTCTCGAACTGGGTATCTGTGTTCGGATACAACTCTTCGAGTTGATCCTCCTCGTAGTCCTGAGGTCGCAAAACCTTAATGAACTCTACGAAATCCATCATGTACTCACCGTTGAACTCGTAACAATCGGTACCCATCAACTCAGCAGCTTCTAAGAAACTCATGTCGTCAGCATGTGGATGATCCGCGGTAGACATCTTGGATTCTTCGTCTTTTCCTTCTGCTTTAGCcttcatcttttcttccttcattCTTCTGTTAAACGTCTTGTCAATCCTCAAGTGTAATCCAGGAACAAGATCAATTATGTACAAGAAAAAGTAAGTCATGATGAACACATACGATGCAGTAACTACACTTCCCAACAACTGGTATCCCACTTGTTTCCAGTGTCCCACAACCCACCCTCCATCAGAATTGAACTGCTTGTTGGCAAAGATACCAGTCAATATCGAGCCTACAAACCCGGCCACCCCATGGATAGCAAAGATGTCTAGTGCATCGTCGATATGGAAAAAGTACTTCAATCTTGTGGAAAGATTGCAACAGATTGCACCTACAACTCCGTAAACTATactcttccaaaactcATTGGGAGAGGAAACATATCCACCACCTGGAGTAATCACAACGAGCCCAGTCATGATCCCAGAAGAGAACGAAATCATAGaaaactttcttctttcaacaaaattCGACTTTGTCTCTCGTAAATGCTGATTGAGTAACACTCCAGTCTCGGAAATCACAGGTGCTACGTTGCTAAGATGTGAAGTTAAGGGACTAAGTCTAGCAGAAGAATCCACATGTCTATTTTGCTGCTGCTCATCTTGGTTGTCCGAGTCTTGAGTTCCTTCAAGAGGTATGGAAGAATAGTAGTAATCAATCAGCATCCAGACGATTCCTCCAACACAAGCACAAAGGATGGTGTTTACAAATATAAAAAGTGAATAGGGCGAGAATTTGAAGTCACATCCGCCCACAAAGCCTACCCATCCGCACATCACCAAGAACGTCCCAAATATTATATGGCCCGTATTTATGTTGCGGTAGTTGTACAAGATTTTGGGATTACGGGGACCCAAGATGTAGGAGTATGCCAAACTCGTGAAGCCAGAAACAATGTGAATACAGTTCCCACCAGCAAAATCCAACACCGGAagcttgttcaagtctacGGAAAGCCATCCGTTCGGATTCCAGAACCAATATGTTACTGGGTTGTAGATCATACAAGACCagaaaaacaagaataCAAGCATGGGAAGCATTCTTCCTCTTTCGGCTATACAGCCAGGGAACGTCAAAGCAGCACAGATGACTTTGAAGAGACCATTAAAGAGGAAATGATTCAAAGCAAATATTTCGCCTCTAGTATTGGCATAGACGGTAAGAAGCGAGTCTTTGAGATGTCTTAATACGACAAACTCCATACTTCCAATAAATTTGTTTGAAGCTTTAGCATAGCAAAGCGAATAGCCCCATATGAACCAGTCGATGAAAATAAGGGGACTAATCAAAAAAGGAATAGCAAACATTGTGAGTGAAGACCGTCTCTGTGTCAAACCGGAATA
This window of the Scheffersomyces stipitis CBS 6054 chromosome 6, complete sequence genome carries:
- the YMC2 gene encoding mitochondrial carrier protein (Carrier protein, mitochondrial precursor~go_component membrane~go_function binding~go_process transport), with the translated sequence MTIELEEPPLTQDNNQVFKDLLGGTMGGIAQVLVGQPFDTVKVRLQSAPEGTYSGALDVIKRLLKNEGPRGFYKGTLTPLVGVGACVSVQFSVNEYMKRYYDQKLQGQPLSLAQFFTCGAVAGFANGFLASPIEHIRIRLQTQTGSEKLFNGPIDCAKKLYNAKGLGHGIYRGLVPSLFRESVGLGIYFATYEALIARELKKDKSIARSDISSLKLCLFGGLSGYTLWIAIYPVDVIKSKLQTDSLTKPNFTGSIDVVRKVFASSGIKGFYRGFIPTILRAAPANGATFAVFEITMRFLG
- the MEP3 gene encoding putative ammonium transporter (with sequence similarity to S. cerevisiae MEP genes) — encoded protein: MSDDTDILDLRSGLNSLYMIYCTSLLPLVIIGIAFFYSGLTQRRSSLTMFAIPFLISPLIFIDWFIWGYSLCYAKASNKFIGSMEFVVLRHLKDSLLTVYANTRGEIFALNHFLFNGLFKVICAALTFPGCIAERGRMLPMLVFLFFWSCMIYNPVTYWFWNPNGWLSVDLNKLPVLDFAGGNCIHIVSGFTSLAYSYILGPRNPKILYNYRNINTGHIIFGTFLVMCGWVGFVGGCDFKFSPYSLFIFVNTILCACVGGIVWMSIDYYYSSIPLEGTQDSDNQDEQQQNRHVDSSARLSPLTSHLSNVAPVISETGVLLNQHLRETKSNFVERRKFSMISFSSGIMTGLVVITPGGGYVSSPNEFWKSIVYGVVGAICCNLSTRLKYFFHIDDALDIFAIHGVAGFVGSILTGIFANKQFNSDGGWVVGHWKQVGYQLLGSVVTASYVFIMTYFFLYIIDLVPGLHLRIDKTFNRRMKEEKMKAKAEGKDEESKMSTADHPHADDMSFLEAAELMGTDCYEFNGEYMMDFVEFIKVLRPQDYEEDQLEELYPNTDTQFENIHGLGSDYEMQHEGGTHLTKRE